A genomic stretch from Pelagicoccus sp. SDUM812003 includes:
- a CDS encoding TonB-dependent receptor plug domain-containing protein, whose product MNIKSNTPIRAGFCAALLVPLACANAQSTPDDEEEIFTLSPFEVTGDETQGYNAATTLAGNRLSTELRDIGSAVSVVTKEFLNDVGATDNSSLLQYTTGTEVGGTKGNFAGLGDASQLNEDTISPNQNTRVRGLAEADNTRDFFRSDIPWDSYNVERVDLQRGANSILFGQGSPAGIINAGLKGASFDNSGQVELRFGSYGTIRSSFDLNRVILEDELAVRVNALYEDEKYKQDQAFSEDQRLYAALRYEPKALNRNGSHAILKANFESGNIDSNNPRFLPPADAITPWFTDLNQATYNQFQAYDHLSGRANHGQSRVNLASGPANPAYEPVIGNFGFPAARPGPAVFFDGSGQSMYVTDIIGAFVAGGIGPDGNVDGGIDAIPDNGWVSLQGTGQWAINANAPYSKAGLWKNNLITDPSIFDFYNNLIDGDSKREWQDFSVTNISFSQTFLENTVGYSIDYNAEQYENGQKALLPGEVRLQIDPMAVYGDGTPDAGQVEGGEPYANGTPNPNVGRPFVSSNNAWSNRSNDRDREALRATAFVEYDFDKGDGNWLGRILGTHTATGFLGKETLETDARAWQRYGIFDDAFYTLSGRQADRFNAMTPVQMVYLGDSLLGRSMQGANIPVVSGDLTMNSGSINYFDSTWNSSVDPAAPWINGFYLPGSGDELSTQSENPANYVGWTSMPLSIVDVEASAANRDRLTTSAALNKAETESQALILQSKWLDRSIVTTYGWRKDDASSWAFSMTPNDFDAANDRGAMDLSPSSYKLPSVGKEVEVQSRSYGIVAHVTDIPGLREIGQKLPVELSLYYNQSTNFKPDSSRVDLYGLPHPAPSGKTVDKGIRLETRDGRYSLRVNHYETTNSNASSTQINAASIGNWMQLNQNFANVFEYNILPWGYDASQAGSDTDVFGDDGLPMRYNYHRFYTDELAAEPGAIVSDDGNWVVNPNFEHAVLDAVRAFQRSVDPRFYEAWGINTFGDFGPSTGEVFYSVPDGFTIIEDNVSEGWEYELSAQPTDNWRISFNASKTDARRLNVGNENIREFMNLVSEALSVQNGLGRMHHYWGTEDVVTAGKNWYDGEGLVGAPGSEWRLAQLVEGATVPELREWRMNLVTNYAFDDGRFSGLNLGGGVRYQSSVIIAYPPTGDPNDPTTVEYDLDDPIEGPSETNYDLWVGYGKTLSENLDWRIQLNVSNAFSGGDDLIPITAQPDGTFAAYRIAPTRTWSISNTFSF is encoded by the coding sequence ATGAACATCAAATCGAACACCCCAATCCGGGCTGGCTTTTGCGCCGCCCTGCTCGTCCCGCTGGCCTGCGCGAATGCCCAGTCGACGCCGGACGATGAAGAGGAGATCTTTACCCTGTCTCCTTTCGAAGTGACTGGCGATGAAACCCAAGGCTACAACGCTGCCACCACTCTCGCCGGCAACCGACTCTCCACCGAGCTACGCGACATCGGCAGCGCCGTTTCCGTCGTCACCAAAGAGTTTTTAAACGATGTCGGCGCCACCGACAACTCCTCTCTTCTCCAGTACACGACTGGCACCGAAGTTGGGGGAACCAAGGGAAACTTCGCGGGGCTCGGCGACGCCTCTCAGCTGAACGAGGACACCATTTCCCCCAATCAGAACACTCGCGTGCGAGGCTTGGCGGAAGCCGACAACACTCGCGATTTCTTCCGTAGCGACATTCCTTGGGATTCCTACAACGTCGAACGCGTCGACCTGCAACGCGGTGCGAATTCCATCCTTTTCGGACAGGGCAGTCCGGCCGGTATCATCAACGCCGGCTTGAAGGGCGCGAGCTTCGACAATTCCGGTCAGGTCGAGCTCAGGTTCGGCAGCTACGGAACCATTCGCAGCAGCTTCGACTTGAATCGCGTGATCCTCGAAGACGAACTGGCGGTCCGCGTGAACGCTCTGTATGAAGATGAGAAATACAAACAGGATCAGGCCTTCTCCGAGGATCAACGCCTCTACGCCGCCTTGCGCTACGAGCCGAAGGCCCTGAATAGAAATGGCTCCCATGCGATCCTGAAGGCCAATTTCGAATCGGGAAACATCGATAGCAACAATCCGCGCTTCCTTCCCCCGGCGGACGCGATCACGCCATGGTTTACCGATTTGAATCAGGCCACCTACAATCAGTTTCAAGCCTACGACCACCTATCCGGTCGGGCGAATCATGGGCAGTCGCGCGTCAATCTCGCCTCCGGGCCAGCCAACCCGGCCTACGAACCGGTGATCGGGAACTTCGGGTTTCCCGCAGCTCGACCCGGCCCGGCAGTCTTCTTCGATGGCAGCGGCCAGAGCATGTATGTTACCGACATCATCGGCGCTTTCGTCGCCGGCGGAATCGGTCCGGATGGAAACGTCGATGGCGGTATCGACGCCATTCCCGACAATGGTTGGGTGTCTCTACAGGGTACCGGACAATGGGCGATCAACGCGAACGCTCCGTATTCGAAGGCCGGCCTTTGGAAGAACAATCTGATAACCGATCCCTCGATCTTCGACTTCTATAACAACCTGATCGACGGGGATTCCAAACGCGAGTGGCAGGACTTCTCGGTCACGAATATCAGCTTCTCCCAGACCTTCTTGGAGAATACGGTCGGCTACTCGATCGACTACAACGCCGAGCAGTACGAGAACGGTCAAAAGGCTCTCCTTCCCGGCGAGGTTCGCCTACAGATCGATCCAATGGCGGTTTATGGCGACGGCACGCCGGACGCGGGCCAGGTGGAAGGCGGCGAGCCTTATGCCAACGGTACGCCTAATCCCAACGTAGGCCGTCCCTTCGTTTCGTCGAACAACGCCTGGTCGAACCGCTCCAACGACCGCGACCGCGAAGCCCTTCGGGCCACGGCGTTCGTCGAGTATGACTTCGACAAGGGTGATGGTAATTGGCTCGGGCGTATCCTTGGAACGCATACGGCCACGGGATTCCTCGGTAAGGAAACGTTGGAGACAGACGCTCGGGCGTGGCAGCGCTATGGCATCTTCGATGACGCGTTCTACACCCTTTCCGGTCGCCAAGCGGATCGCTTCAACGCCATGACGCCGGTGCAGATGGTCTACCTGGGCGATTCCCTGCTCGGGCGGTCGATGCAAGGCGCCAACATCCCCGTCGTATCAGGGGATCTCACTATGAATAGCGGTTCGATCAACTACTTCGATTCCACTTGGAATAGTAGCGTCGATCCGGCAGCGCCATGGATCAACGGATTTTATCTACCCGGGAGTGGCGACGAGCTGTCCACCCAGTCGGAGAACCCTGCGAACTACGTGGGCTGGACCAGCATGCCGCTGTCTATCGTGGACGTGGAAGCCTCCGCTGCGAATCGTGATCGCCTCACCACTTCGGCGGCGCTGAACAAGGCGGAGACGGAATCTCAAGCGCTCATCCTGCAGTCCAAGTGGCTCGACCGTTCCATCGTCACCACCTACGGCTGGCGAAAGGACGACGCGTCGTCCTGGGCCTTCAGCATGACGCCCAACGACTTCGACGCGGCGAACGATCGTGGGGCCATGGACTTGAGTCCGAGCAGCTACAAGCTGCCGAGCGTGGGCAAGGAAGTTGAAGTACAGTCTCGATCTTACGGGATCGTAGCGCACGTGACGGATATTCCAGGCTTGCGCGAAATCGGACAAAAGCTGCCTGTCGAACTCAGTCTCTACTACAATCAGTCGACTAACTTCAAGCCGGACTCCAGTCGGGTCGATCTTTACGGTCTACCGCACCCCGCTCCCTCTGGAAAGACGGTCGATAAGGGGATCAGACTTGAAACGCGCGATGGCCGCTATTCGCTGCGCGTCAATCATTACGAGACCACCAACTCGAACGCTTCCAGTACGCAAATCAACGCGGCTTCGATTGGAAACTGGATGCAGCTGAATCAAAACTTCGCGAACGTATTCGAATATAACATACTGCCTTGGGGTTACGACGCGAGCCAGGCGGGAAGCGATACCGATGTGTTTGGCGACGATGGCCTCCCGATGCGTTACAACTACCATCGTTTCTACACCGATGAGCTGGCCGCAGAGCCAGGAGCGATCGTTTCAGACGACGGAAACTGGGTGGTGAATCCAAATTTCGAGCACGCAGTGCTTGACGCGGTTCGCGCTTTTCAACGCTCGGTCGATCCTCGCTTCTACGAAGCTTGGGGAATCAATACGTTCGGCGATTTTGGCCCGTCTACCGGCGAAGTCTTCTACAGCGTCCCCGATGGGTTTACCATCATCGAAGACAACGTCTCGGAAGGCTGGGAATACGAGCTCAGCGCTCAACCGACAGACAATTGGCGCATCTCCTTCAACGCTAGCAAGACCGACGCTCGCCGGCTCAATGTCGGCAACGAGAACATTCGCGAATTCATGAATCTGGTGAGCGAAGCCCTCAGCGTGCAAAATGGTCTCGGCCGCATGCATCACTATTGGGGTACGGAAGACGTGGTCACCGCTGGCAAGAATTGGTACGACGGGGAAGGCCTGGTCGGGGCTCCTGGCTCGGAGTGGAGACTGGCCCAGCTCGTGGAAGGCGCGACAGTACCGGAATTGCGCGAATGGCGCATGAACCTCGTTACCAATTACGCCTTCGACGATGGCAGGTTCAGCGGACTCAATCTCGGTGGCGGCGTGCGCTACCAGAGCAGCGTTATCATCGCCTATCCGCCCACGGGCGATCCTAATGATCCCACTACCGTCGAGTACGATCTGGACGACCCGATCGAAGGACCATCAGAAACGAACTACGACCTGTGGGTCGGTTATGGCAAGACGCTCTCCGAGAATCTCGACTGGAGAATCCAATTGAACGTTTCTAACGCTTTCAGTGGCGGTGATGACTTGATACCGATCACCGCGCAACCGGACGGTACCTTCGCGGCGTACCGTATTGCGCCGACCCGCACTTGGAGCATTTCCAATACGTTCTCCTTCTAG
- a CDS encoding alpha/beta hydrolase-fold protein, which translates to MVRPLPLIALASLLLTSAHAQQANVNLDWNPQANTENLTPFSAPLNSPEVHDDQTVTFRVKAPEALDVQLNGAILAAVGKSWGDTLPFAKGDDGIWELTIGPLRPDMYAYLILIDDVQVADPANTIASFTGMPPYSQLVVHGDGPAYYDAREVPHGSITRHIYHSDVTGGERDIYVYTPPGYDASKSYPVLYLVGGSGELPHNWMYDGRANFIMDNLIAEGKAEPMIIAIPNNQVIHRNHPQHVEHTFDLFERELREHVVPLVDETYSTIPEPEGRALSGLSMGGRHTMFVGLNSLDLFGSFGILSAGDVDAEESLADFLNDPQANEKVDYLFVGQGKLEAEGFFGARVDGLIKALENHQIEHEYYVGGYGGHDWSTWRHLLYYRFLPNLWRE; encoded by the coding sequence ATGGTACGCCCCTTACCCCTCATCGCTCTCGCATCATTGCTGCTCACAAGCGCTCACGCTCAGCAAGCCAACGTGAACCTCGACTGGAATCCACAGGCGAACACGGAAAACCTCACCCCTTTCAGCGCTCCTCTCAACTCGCCGGAAGTTCACGATGACCAGACCGTGACCTTTCGCGTCAAAGCTCCTGAAGCGCTAGATGTTCAGCTCAACGGAGCTATCCTGGCCGCGGTGGGAAAGTCCTGGGGAGACACCCTTCCCTTCGCCAAGGGCGACGACGGCATCTGGGAGCTCACTATCGGCCCTCTTCGCCCCGACATGTACGCCTACCTTATCCTCATCGATGACGTGCAAGTCGCCGACCCGGCCAACACCATCGCCTCCTTCACCGGCATGCCGCCCTACAGCCAGCTGGTAGTGCATGGAGACGGTCCCGCCTACTACGACGCTCGTGAGGTTCCGCATGGCTCCATCACCCGCCACATCTACCACTCCGACGTCACCGGCGGCGAACGCGATATCTATGTGTATACGCCTCCTGGATACGACGCTTCGAAATCCTACCCTGTGCTCTACCTCGTAGGCGGCAGCGGCGAGCTCCCGCACAACTGGATGTACGACGGGCGAGCGAATTTCATCATGGACAACCTGATCGCGGAGGGAAAAGCGGAGCCCATGATCATCGCCATCCCCAACAATCAGGTCATCCACCGAAACCACCCGCAACACGTCGAGCATACCTTCGACCTCTTCGAACGCGAGCTGCGCGAACATGTCGTCCCTCTCGTGGACGAAACCTACTCCACCATTCCGGAGCCAGAGGGTCGAGCGTTGTCGGGTCTCTCCATGGGCGGACGCCACACCATGTTCGTTGGGCTCAACTCACTCGACCTCTTCGGCTCTTTCGGCATTCTCAGCGCTGGCGACGTCGATGCCGAGGAATCCTTGGCCGACTTCCTCAACGACCCGCAAGCTAACGAAAAAGTCGACTACCTCTTCGTGGGCCAGGGCAAACTGGAGGCTGAAGGCTTTTTCGGTGCCCGAGTCGACGGTTTGATCAAAGCCTTGGAGAACCATCAGATCGAGCACGAGTATTACGTGGGCGGATACGGCGGCCACGACTGGTCCACCTGGCGCCACCTGCTCTACTATCGTTTCCTTCCGAATCTGTGGAGGGAGTAA
- a CDS encoding sialate O-acetylesterase, with product MKKLLLTLTFVGVVLGAANLSAQDEDFYIFLCFGQSNMEGYPGIPESEKGPVDPRFQVLAAVDFPEMGREKGQWYTAVPPLSRPPAGLSPADYFGRALVAELPEDKKVGVINVAVGGTKIELFDETTREAYLADAPDWLHGIASAYDKDPYARLVEMGKLAQKDGVIKGILLHQGESNTGDQEWPAKVKTIYRNLLSDLDLQAEDVPLIAGEVVAADQNGKCASMNEIIRTLPETIPTAHVVSSEGCPDTEDDLHFSPEGYQMLGERYAKVMLDLLEESE from the coding sequence ATGAAAAAACTGCTTCTCACTCTCACCTTCGTTGGCGTCGTTCTAGGAGCCGCCAATCTATCAGCCCAAGACGAGGACTTCTATATCTTCCTGTGCTTCGGCCAGTCCAACATGGAAGGTTACCCCGGCATACCGGAGTCCGAGAAGGGTCCGGTCGATCCACGCTTTCAGGTGCTCGCAGCGGTCGACTTTCCAGAGATGGGCCGCGAGAAAGGCCAATGGTACACCGCCGTGCCGCCGCTCAGCCGCCCACCAGCTGGACTGAGCCCTGCCGACTACTTCGGCCGCGCCCTGGTAGCAGAGTTGCCTGAGGACAAGAAGGTGGGCGTCATCAACGTCGCCGTGGGTGGCACCAAGATCGAGCTCTTCGACGAAACGACCCGCGAGGCCTACCTCGCCGACGCTCCGGACTGGCTGCACGGCATCGCCAGCGCCTACGACAAGGATCCCTACGCTCGCCTCGTTGAGATGGGCAAGCTGGCCCAAAAGGACGGAGTGATCAAAGGCATCCTGCTGCACCAAGGCGAGTCCAACACCGGCGATCAGGAGTGGCCCGCCAAGGTCAAGACCATCTACCGAAACCTCCTGAGCGATCTCGACCTGCAGGCGGAAGACGTCCCCCTCATCGCAGGCGAAGTGGTCGCCGCCGACCAAAACGGAAAATGCGCCAGCATGAACGAGATCATTCGCACCCTGCCGGAAACCATTCCCACCGCCCACGTCGTTTCTTCCGAGGGCTGTCCGGACACCGAGGACGACCTGCACTTCTCGCCCGAGGGCTATCAGATGCTGGGCGAGCGCTATGCGAAGGTCATGCTCGATCTTCTGGAAGAGAGCGAATAG
- a CDS encoding ACT domain-containing protein, with product MSGISDLNTLLRTMDPVASQETFVFVSILHEAIPSTLVSCGRFKEAEGITLICEEREALKHNLSYDCQYRRITLNVHSSLQAVGFLAAISHALAAAEIPCNVVSAFYHDHLFIPVPQAEQALQVLRSFA from the coding sequence ATGAGCGGCATTTCAGACCTGAACACCTTGCTTCGAACGATGGATCCGGTGGCTTCGCAAGAAACCTTCGTTTTCGTTTCGATTCTTCACGAAGCCATACCATCGACGCTGGTGTCATGCGGTCGCTTCAAGGAAGCTGAAGGCATCACCCTCATCTGCGAGGAGCGAGAAGCCTTGAAGCACAACCTGTCCTACGATTGCCAATACCGGCGCATCACGCTCAACGTTCATTCCTCTCTGCAAGCGGTCGGATTCCTCGCCGCCATTTCCCACGCTCTAGCAGCAGCGGAAATCCCCTGCAACGTGGTATCCGCATTCTATCACGACCACCTCTTCATCCCCGTTCCCCAAGCCGAGCAGGCCCTTCAGGTCCTGCGGTCGTTCGCCTAG
- a CDS encoding transporter substrate-binding domain-containing protein translates to MLKALIKMRRSEDATSAAVSFALAISVFTTLIAIFYIRSQKEADLGKTIYLITGDFKPYTGQSLAENGTLSAVVEATFRRMGYQAEFIFSPWEEGLNRLEASETDTEARAAFPFRLSPERQARFDYCEVPLLELESSLFYLQPPEPPTGGGQIRDYLETLPVILVSGYAYPESYQAQARKNGSISAPNAVEALAILLANDSPHVLLESTEVALQTVRNHFAGRTQYLRSLLFEDPEDRNPLFLLWARGNPNNQKLRQSFDRALLELKASGEYEEIFNRVNRELDSAWTYSIASRDPNANILAESARGRFVVPSGTLVVVERWGDAFYPAKEPRASSDFKTQIRFVTGPVAGSRATIDGETVDFHPTQ, encoded by the coding sequence ATGCTGAAAGCCCTGATCAAGATGCGCCGCTCCGAGGACGCGACCTCCGCCGCGGTCTCCTTCGCTCTGGCGATTTCCGTTTTCACCACCTTGATCGCCATCTTCTACATTCGCTCGCAGAAGGAAGCCGATCTCGGCAAGACCATCTACCTGATCACGGGCGACTTCAAACCCTACACCGGGCAGTCACTGGCGGAAAACGGCACCCTGTCCGCCGTGGTGGAAGCCACCTTTCGCCGCATGGGCTACCAAGCGGAGTTCATCTTCAGCCCTTGGGAAGAGGGCCTCAACCGCCTGGAGGCCAGCGAAACCGATACCGAAGCCCGAGCCGCCTTCCCCTTCCGGCTCAGTCCGGAGCGGCAAGCCCGATTCGACTACTGCGAGGTTCCGCTGTTGGAGCTCGAGTCCTCCCTGTTCTACCTGCAGCCCCCTGAGCCGCCTACGGGAGGCGGTCAGATCCGCGACTACCTGGAAACGCTGCCCGTCATCCTGGTTTCAGGCTACGCCTACCCGGAGTCGTATCAGGCCCAAGCCCGGAAAAACGGGTCGATCTCCGCGCCCAACGCGGTGGAAGCCCTCGCGATCCTGCTGGCCAACGATTCGCCCCACGTCCTGCTCGAATCAACGGAGGTGGCCCTGCAAACCGTTCGCAACCACTTCGCCGGCCGCACCCAGTACCTGCGCTCCTTGCTCTTCGAGGACCCCGAAGACCGCAATCCGCTCTTCCTGCTCTGGGCTCGCGGAAACCCCAACAATCAAAAGCTTCGACAGTCGTTCGACCGGGCCTTGCTCGAACTGAAGGCCTCGGGCGAGTACGAGGAGATCTTCAACCGGGTCAACCGGGAGCTCGACTCGGCCTGGACCTATTCCATCGCCTCCCGCGATCCCAACGCCAACATTCTGGCGGAATCTGCCCGCGGCCGCTTCGTGGTTCCCAGCGGCACCCTGGTGGTGGTCGAGCGCTGGGGCGACGCCTTCTATCCAGCGAAAGAGCCCAGGGCCTCGTCCGACTTCAAAACCCAGATTCGCTTCGTCACCGGTCCAGTTGCCGGAAGCCGAGCCACCATCGACGGGGAGACCGTCGACTTTCATCCAACTCAATGA
- a CDS encoding glycine betaine ABC transporter substrate-binding protein encodes MKTDEYRRLHQKDRSLRSWANRFGPALLIGLYEILLVLFLLVELDVLAVGNLRATNQALMLVALFFLPFVVLALSSTLKSLRLNLQGHEMEMEFNELKKRVDGEFRQMGNEVADRLGDSQEILFTILGGSLGEASRRAKQGPLLIGSKQFRSSRLLAHLLQQKLIRDGVDIPARVVFPNGSTLNNFAGIAYGHIDAYVEYTATAAPFLKVDPRNKDVDTVVEELNERCFDRGIRWLKPFNARDNYFIIIRRDVAESRGIRTVSQLATHSPDLTFAALNEFFGRADGYEGLRHHYGFNFKNVENRIASGYKLLDEGEADATIGWESHIERDRKDKYAFLIDDRNYFPNYMALPVVRAEILEIHPEILQVWSSFDKRIDTDALRTNCELALNRGDREDDYRTVAADLLDPTQAPSSPEAAPAG; translated from the coding sequence ATGAAAACCGACGAATACAGACGCCTGCACCAAAAGGATCGCTCCCTGCGATCCTGGGCAAACCGATTCGGTCCCGCCCTCCTGATCGGCCTCTACGAAATCCTGCTGGTGCTCTTCCTCCTGGTCGAACTGGACGTGCTCGCGGTAGGGAACCTGCGAGCCACCAACCAAGCGCTGATGCTGGTGGCCTTGTTTTTCCTCCCTTTCGTGGTGCTGGCCCTCTCTTCCACCCTCAAGTCGCTGCGCCTCAACCTGCAAGGGCACGAGATGGAAATGGAGTTCAACGAGCTCAAGAAGCGGGTCGACGGAGAGTTTCGCCAGATGGGAAACGAAGTCGCGGATCGCCTGGGCGATTCGCAGGAAATCCTCTTCACCATCCTCGGCGGCTCCCTAGGCGAAGCCTCGCGGCGCGCCAAGCAAGGGCCCTTGCTCATCGGCAGCAAGCAGTTCCGCTCCTCCCGCCTGCTGGCTCACCTGCTGCAGCAAAAACTGATCCGCGACGGCGTCGACATCCCAGCTCGCGTGGTCTTCCCCAACGGCAGCACCCTCAACAACTTCGCCGGCATCGCCTACGGCCACATCGACGCCTACGTGGAATACACCGCCACCGCCGCCCCCTTCCTCAAGGTCGACCCGCGTAACAAGGATGTGGATACGGTGGTGGAGGAACTGAACGAGCGCTGCTTCGACCGCGGCATACGCTGGCTCAAGCCCTTCAACGCTCGCGACAACTACTTCATCATCATTCGGCGCGACGTGGCGGAGAGTCGCGGCATCCGCACCGTCAGCCAGCTCGCCACCCACTCCCCCGATCTCACCTTCGCCGCCCTCAACGAATTCTTCGGACGAGCCGACGGCTACGAGGGCCTCCGCCATCACTACGGCTTCAACTTCAAAAACGTGGAGAACCGCATCGCCAGCGGATACAAGCTGCTCGACGAAGGCGAAGCGGACGCCACCATCGGCTGGGAGTCGCACATCGAACGCGATCGCAAGGACAAGTACGCCTTCCTCATCGACGATCGAAACTACTTCCCGAACTACATGGCCCTCCCGGTAGTCAGAGCGGAGATCTTGGAAATCCACCCGGAAATCCTCCAAGTCTGGTCCAGCTTCGACAAGCGCATCGACACCGACGCCCTGCGAACGAACTGCGAGCTGGCCCTCAACCGAGGCGACCGAGAGGACGACTACCGCACCGTAGCCGCCGACCTGCTCGACCCGACACAAGCCCCGTCCAGCCCCGAAGCCGCGCCCGCGGGCTAG
- a CDS encoding NADP-dependent isocitrate dehydrogenase, giving the protein MSKANSTIIYTKTDEAPALATYSFLPMVQAFAKSAGVAVETRDISLAGRIIAHFPEKLSDEQKIGDHLAELGELAKTPEANIIKLPNISASIPQLTAAIKELQEHGYDIPDYPANPSSPEEEEVKSRYAKVLGSAVNPVLREGNSDRRAPKAVKEYAKKNPHSMGEWKPSSKTRVATMGENDFRSNEKSVTVSKATSVDIVLKTASGENKTLKSGIKLLEGEVIDGTFMSAKALDAFLAEQVEAAKAEGTLFSLHMKATMMKVSDPIIFGHGVQAYFKPLLEKHADTLAELKFNPANGFGDLVSKIQSLPADKKAEIEADIQAAYEAGPDLAMVNSDKGITNLHVPSDVIIDASMPAMIRSGGIMWDKNGDTRDTLAVIPDSSYAGVYQAVIDFCKENGALDPKTMGTVPNVGLMAQKAEEYGSHDKTFEIPEAGTVSVVDASGKTLFSHQVEAGDIWRACQAKDAPIRDWVKLAVARARATDTPAVFWLDATRAHDAQLIEKVNTYLKDHDTEGLDIRILAPADACKLSVERMAKGEDTISVTGNVLRDYNTDLFPILELGTSAKMLSIVPLMNGGGLFETGAGGSAPKHVQQFLDQNYLRWDSLGEFLALAVSFEHLANVDENPKAKVLAETLDAATGKFLEENKSPTRRLGGIDNRGSHFYLCLYWAQALAAQDQDSDLKNIFTPVAEKLAENEAKIVDELIAVQGKPADIGGYYHPDDQKASAAMRPSQTLNTILAVI; this is encoded by the coding sequence ATGAGCAAAGCCAATTCCACCATCATCTACACCAAAACGGACGAAGCGCCCGCGCTCGCCACTTACTCCTTCCTGCCCATGGTGCAGGCCTTCGCCAAGTCCGCAGGCGTCGCCGTAGAGACACGCGACATCTCCCTCGCCGGCCGCATCATCGCCCACTTCCCGGAAAAGCTCAGCGACGAGCAGAAGATCGGCGACCACCTCGCCGAACTGGGCGAGCTGGCTAAGACCCCTGAAGCCAACATCATCAAGCTGCCCAACATCTCCGCCTCCATCCCGCAGCTCACCGCAGCGATCAAGGAGCTGCAGGAGCACGGCTACGACATTCCCGACTACCCAGCCAACCCCTCCTCGCCCGAAGAGGAGGAGGTCAAGTCCCGCTACGCCAAGGTGCTCGGGTCGGCAGTGAATCCAGTGCTGCGCGAGGGCAACTCCGACCGCCGCGCCCCCAAGGCGGTCAAGGAATACGCCAAAAAGAACCCGCACTCCATGGGCGAATGGAAACCCTCCTCCAAGACCCGCGTGGCCACCATGGGAGAAAACGATTTCCGCTCCAACGAAAAGTCCGTCACCGTCTCCAAAGCCACCAGCGTCGACATCGTGCTGAAAACCGCCTCCGGCGAAAACAAGACCCTCAAGTCCGGCATCAAGCTTCTGGAGGGCGAAGTCATCGACGGCACCTTCATGTCCGCCAAGGCCCTCGACGCCTTCCTCGCCGAGCAGGTCGAAGCGGCCAAAGCCGAGGGCACCCTCTTCTCCCTGCACATGAAGGCCACCATGATGAAGGTCTCCGACCCCATCATCTTCGGCCACGGCGTGCAGGCCTACTTCAAGCCGCTTCTCGAAAAACACGCCGATACCCTGGCTGAGCTCAAGTTCAACCCAGCGAACGGCTTCGGCGATCTAGTATCCAAAATCCAATCACTCCCCGCCGACAAGAAGGCGGAAATCGAAGCCGACATCCAAGCCGCCTACGAAGCCGGACCCGACCTGGCCATGGTCAACTCCGACAAGGGCATCACCAATCTCCACGTCCCATCCGACGTCATCATCGACGCCTCCATGCCGGCCATGATCCGCAGCGGCGGCATCATGTGGGACAAAAATGGCGACACCCGCGACACTCTCGCGGTCATTCCCGACAGCTCCTACGCCGGCGTCTATCAAGCCGTCATCGACTTCTGCAAGGAAAACGGAGCCCTCGATCCCAAGACCATGGGCACCGTGCCCAACGTCGGCCTCATGGCCCAGAAAGCGGAGGAATACGGCTCGCACGACAAAACCTTCGAAATCCCCGAGGCTGGCACCGTCTCGGTGGTCGACGCTTCCGGAAAAACGCTCTTCTCGCACCAAGTGGAAGCGGGCGACATCTGGCGGGCCTGCCAGGCCAAAGACGCCCCTATCCGCGACTGGGTCAAACTCGCCGTGGCCCGGGCCCGAGCCACCGATACGCCAGCCGTCTTCTGGCTCGACGCCACACGAGCCCACGACGCCCAGCTGATCGAAAAGGTGAACACGTACTTGAAGGACCATGACACGGAAGGTCTTGATATTCGCATCCTCGCTCCAGCGGACGCCTGCAAGCTCTCCGTCGAGCGCATGGCAAAGGGCGAGGACACCATATCGGTCACCGGAAACGTGCTGCGCGACTACAATACCGACCTTTTCCCCATCCTGGAGCTGGGCACCTCCGCCAAGATGCTCTCCATCGTCCCCCTCATGAACGGTGGCGGTCTCTTCGAGACGGGAGCCGGAGGCTCCGCTCCCAAGCACGTGCAGCAGTTCCTCGATCAGAACTACCTGCGCTGGGACTCCCTAGGCGAGTTCCTCGCCCTAGCCGTTTCCTTCGAGCACCTGGCAAACGTCGACGAGAATCCGAAAGCCAAGGTTCTCGCCGAAACCCTCGACGCCGCGACCGGAAAGTTCCTGGAAGAAAACAAATCGCCCACCCGCCGCCTCGGCGGCATCGACAACCGCGGTTCACACTTCTACCTGTGCCTCTACTGGGCTCAGGCCCTCGCCGCGCAGGACCAGGACAGCGACCTGAAGAACATATTCACCCCGGTGGCCGAAAAGCTGGCGGAAAACGAAGCCAAGATCGTGGACGAACTGATCGCCGTGCAGGGCAAGCCTGCCGACATCGGCGGCTACTACCACCCCGACGACCAGAAGGCCTCCGCTGCGATGCGTCCCAGCCAGACCCTCAACACCATCCTCGCCGTCATCTAA